Genomic segment of Drosophila takahashii strain IR98-3 E-12201 chromosome X, DtakHiC1v2, whole genome shotgun sequence:
GATAAGCACAAGAGCTCCTTCGATTTGGCCTGGCTAAGGGAGAGGGACTTTGGTGAGGCGGCCAGGGAGCGCTACTTGTCGGAGGTTTACAAGCCACGAGCAGAAATCTGGGGAAAATCAGAGTTCGAGGCTGTGCGGCGGGAGTTCCAGTACGAGGATGTCATCCAGAAGGATGCAGTGCTTAAGGATTGGCTGGAGGCACTGGCCATCCAGGGATTCGCCATTCTGAAAGGCGCTCCCAACGATGTGAATGTGGCCCGGCATTTGGCCAACAGGATTGGCTACATAAAGCGCACCACCTACGGGTAATTATTACAGTCAAACAGCACTCATTTCGGAGACTCCAATGGTATATAACTGATAGCCGAGAGCTCTTGGTCATTATCTATCTACCAATCTAACTTATCGGCTGATTATTACAGCCAGAATCAGCAGTTTTGGTTTaccttttggtttttggccagGTGTCCACCATTAGCTTGCTCTTTCTGTGCTCTTGATAAAGATTTCCAGATAGTAATTGCTTTGGTAGACAAGTTCAGAGTAGAgagtatcgatattttcgatattttcactaTATGGCTTCGATAAATTCGATGATTTCAatgaaacaaatattaaatatcgaaaaatatcaaaatttcgatattttttcaagatctaAGTCAACGGCTCTTCAACTTCCCCCCTTTTTTCGATTATAACTCAACCATCCCGCCTTCTGCTTCCCCTAGCGACGTTTTCGAGGTGAAATCCAAGCCAAATGCCGGGAACTACGCCTATTTGATGACTCCTCTGCCGCTGCACACGGACATGCCGTACTACGAGTACAAGGCGGGCATCAACATCCTGCACACCCTCGTCCAGTCGTCATCCAAAGGAGGAGCTAATACCCTCACCGATGGCTTTAATGTGGCTTCGCGGCTCCGGAAAGACTTTCCAGAGGACTTTGAGGTACTGCGAACGGTGCCGGTGAATTGGTTTGACATCGGACACGATGGCGATCAGGCCCAGCCCTTCCACAGCCTGTGGCGATCGCCGGTGATCTGTCTGGATGTGGACGG
This window contains:
- the LOC108063933 gene encoding gamma-butyrobetaine dioxygenase codes for the protein MLSCRKQLISRLLRRQASTLARGGYVEVQEEQGQPLKYPQVWLRDNCQCAECFHAATRARKSHWERGPINQKVSQVAYNQEKKQLEILWQDKHKSSFDLAWLRERDFGEAARERYLSEVYKPRAEIWGKSEFEAVRREFQYEDVIQKDAVLKDWLEALAIQGFAILKGAPNDVNVARHLANRIGYIKRTTYGDVFEVKSKPNAGNYAYLMTPLPLHTDMPYYEYKAGINILHTLVQSSSKGGANTLTDGFNVASRLRKDFPEDFEVLRTVPVNWFDIGHDGDQAQPFHSLWRSPVICLDVDGAITRINQNTTKRDSRFSVSMDEAIAWYRAYDRFLELAQSEAVEFKTQAGDVFVFNNLRMLHGRTAYEDAPGNKRHLVGAYVDWDIIYSKLRTLKFPNAKD